Within the Deltaproteobacteria bacterium genome, the region ATCGCCGCTCATTTCGATCGTAAAATCGTGTGCGACATCACGGAACACGACGTGATCGCCTTCCGAAACATCCGCCAAGACACGCCGACGAGAAATGGAACACCCCGAACCCCCGCCGCGGTGAACAGGGAGATATCTGTTCTCAAGCGCTTACTCGGAAAAGCTGTAACGTGGGGAATGGCCCGGACCAACGTCGCCTTGGGCGTAAAGCCCCTTAAGGAACCAAAGGGGCGTTTGCGTTACCTGGAAGTCGAAGAGGCAGGCAGGTTACTCCAAGAAGCAGTGAAATCGGAAAATCCTCATCTGTATCCGATCCTGCTCACCGCGTTGGAAACGGGGATGCGCCGGGGAGAGATCATGAAACTTCGCCGCCCCGACCTGGATATTAAATCTGGGAGGATCTACATACCGGATACAAAAATCGGAAAACCGCGTCATGCCCCGGTTTCCTCAAGATTGATGACAACGCTAATAAAAATTCCATCGCACCCTGATTCGGATTTTTTCTTCGCTGGAAATGGCGGGAAGCCATTTCATGACGTGCGTACATCCTTCGAAAATGCATGCCACCGCGCGGGCATCATAAATTGCCACTTCCACGACCTGCGCCATACTTTCGTCACACATATGATCGATGCGGGCATCGATTTGTACGTCATCGGGAAAATCGTCGGCCACACGAACGCGACGATGACCGAGAGGTACGGAC harbors:
- a CDS encoding site-specific integrase, with the translated sequence MGVYKVTYPGTGKVSYGVDYWDPSGRKIRRIVSDRKKVADAIWAKIHVELETGAYYDRKQIKTFTIKDLIEKYLEWFRGRRSFETEKIHLSAIAAHFDRKIVCDITEHDVIAFRNIRQDTPTRNGTPRTPAAVNREISVLKRLLGKAVTWGMARTNVALGVKPLKEPKGRLRYLEVEEAGRLLQEAVKSENPHLYPILLTALETGMRRGEIMKLRRPDLDIKSGRIYIPDTKIGKPRHAPVSSRLMTTLIKIPSHPDSDFFFAGNGGKPFHDVRTSFENACHRAGIINCHFHDLRHTFVTHMIDAGIDLYVIGKIVGHTNATMTERYGHLVKGRDKEAVEKLPDWENCRKVLVCSRADGNS